The sequence CGTTACCCTATATGTTTCGAATAATTCACAAAAATATGACCTTAACCATATCAGACGAAATCAGCCATCCATATTTAGTAATATATGTCAGTTTCATAGATTTGGAGGTCATTAAAAAAGATCGTATtcagggctgggtttcatagatgtggaagaaaaatagtccctgggaacattttgaaatttgacagttataaccatggtttctcattgttactatggtggttgtcacccaaattgtggatttacccctagggattaCTTTGaaaccagtctatgaaaccgggccctggaaTTCAAAATTTGTCGGAGTATCTTTGCAAGATTCTCTCGAAGATTAAAGAAGTTTGAAGATTAAGAAGAAATTAAGAAGTTAAATATAAGTCTCATATTGCAAATGAAGAAGTCGTGAGTAAGAAATCAGTAATCTTTCAGAAGCAGCGGAAGCGAAGAACATGAACAGCAATTACCAAGACGAGGAATACGAGATGACTGTGGATGAAGAAGATGAATACAGTCCTAGTAAAAACACGCTGATGACCAATGGTCGCATGACCAGACGACAGAAATCTCGTTCCAATATGCCAACTGTCAGATGCACCCAAAGTGAAAAAACTCTGGCTGCAAAGAAACGAGTTATAAAAATGTTGTTCGCCGTAGTCttagaatttttcatatgTTGGACCCCTCTTTATGTAATGAACTCGTGGGAACTATTCGACTATAAGACCGCCCATGAGCACATTAGCCCCACCGGTAAAAACTTCGTGAATTTGCTATCGTACGTCTCAACCTGTTGTAATCCTATCACTTACTGTTTCATGAACAAAAAGTTCCGTCAAGGATTCATTGCCGCGTTCAGGTGTTGCAGTCGTCGACGATCGGGCGTGTCACGGAAAACCAGCGACTACTCGTATAGCCAAACGAACAACTCTCGCACAGGTAAACACGTCAAACTTATCCTTACCAGAAACGGTGCGCATGCGCATGTGTAGCACGCATTTGACAATGACAATGACCTTGCTTTTTTACATCACGCAGGACGTGATTCTGAGTTCCAGCTGAGATAAATATAGATCAAAATGAAGGACATTGCAGTTTTCAGTGTTTGTGTAATAGTTGATAGGCGAAGTACTAATATGAATatgtatacgtatatataacTACTTATCTCGCACTTGCATGGATTAGAAATATTGCACATTTTTCTGAATCtaggtatatatatgtatatatacgtctaaaatcaaagaaatattgTGAAACAAAAGCGTATCGAAATTGTCGTATATTGTCTTCCAGTTTTGCTATATGTACCACATTATGTAGACGTTACGAAAAAAAGTATGTCTCGATTTTCATGAATACGAAGAGAATACCGacgaatatccgatatattttaaacaaaaagaaaagcaTGCTAGATTTCTACATTCATACATAggaaattcattatcaaattcgTTCATAACATCTCCATGAGTTATTCGAcaagaaatgaagaaaaaaatattatgaatttttttctataaacgATGaagatatacaaatatatacacgCAGTTAAATGTCAGTAGGCCTGCTCCCCAAAATTCTATCCAATCGATGAGATTTTACATGAATCTTAACAAGTCCCATATCATTGTCGTTAGTGTAGTTTTTATAACAATTTACCTAAGATTACTATGATTCCTAAGTATTTTGGGGAATTACTAATCAAATCAGGAAGGATGTGTTGACTAAATCTCGCATTAACTTCAATACGAGCTGAAAACCTTTATCATCGAGAAAGAATAATGACATATCATTAACGGGAATATTATACACTATACGGTTTCTCAATACTCAGACACGCTTATTCCATCTTCTGATTTTGTCGTCTCGTGGCAGTGTTTTAAGCTTTCATGAAGTATCCCCGTCTGTTTAATTGCCTCTATTCGGTTCGGTTTCTGCAGCCAATTTCTAAATACCTAAGCTGAATTCAATTATGCGAACACCGCTGAGCCCCACGGAACTCGGCGAATATGTACGAAACGTGTGTAGTTGAACATCTTGTGTtgattaaatcattaacaacCTGCCCAAAACGGTCACGTAAACCACGCCGCATGCAAACAACATGGCGACGACGACTGGTGGTAATGCCAGTGACAGGGGTAGTATATACATACTCAACTGATGGGAGATCAATGGGGTACTGTCACGATTACGCAAATCTCATGTAACATAAAGTTTCAACGAGATGCCAATTCCTGGGGGTGACTACCTGCGGGTGAAcctttttatcatttcagtgtttttataTGTGCGAACAAGCAACAATGTTTTCGCCTTAAAAGCTAAAATTTATTGCCaagaatatttgaatataaactTCCAAAATAATTGATCGGTTTCAATTGTAACTCGATTCCTCTtcttttcaataagaaaacgTAGCTGATTACGTGTAAATGACATCACAGAAAGAATCGCCTTTCATAACAAATTTATTCGATCATTTTAACCTCGTTAAaccaataaattaatacaattcaatatcaCAAAAAAATGTAACTGACGGAATTCATAAAAAGTAGCGATTTTAATGGACGAATCTGAAAGAAATCCGCATAATAAGACTTGTTGTGTATCAATAGTATCCATAGATTCGAATAAAACTCGCAGATAACCGAAAAATATGAACTAAAATTAAGTACATGATTATATTAAAAGTATTTCTATTAAAgcaaagatatatattatggATGATTGATAACGATAGAGTGGCTGTGATCTACCCTATCATTAATGTTaacatatttatcattattacataATGTTAAGCTGTCAATAAATTTTTTCGAATTGAATAAGTTAAATAAATCgatgttttaaaaaaaataccaaAGTCTTTCTTCTAAAGTTTTGAGCATCTTCAGCTCCTCAAAGATTTCCCGCGTTTATGTTTTAACAGTTGAATGGCAGCACCGTCTggtctaaaaaaaaaaatcggcGGGTTTTACATACAGAAAGGCTCCACGCGGATAAGCTTATTTTTCTCGCACAATCCACGTCAAAAGCATAACGGCTCGATCCATTTGACTAATACAGtcaattccaaaaaaatcTTATCTCAAAGCTATGTTCAAGCcattaatttcataattatcAGATCATAGGTACCCGAGTGACTACGATCCCAAACccacattttcttttttgattaATGTCGTCGTTTTCATTAATTTATAGCTTTGTATGCTTACTGTGatttttttctctctctctctctttcctcAAAACTCCTGGTCACAGCTGGCAAACTTCTTACACGGATGCATCGAGTTTTAAGGGAATTCTTTGCCAACAGGTATAATATGTTTTACCTCGAAACATAAGCAGGAATGTTGCTTTTGTTGTGCTGaaaatcccccccccccagcaGCTGACTGTTCACCCTATTACAACCCTCCTGTCTTTAATCGCCCGACGGTTGTCTATTCCATTCTTGGTCGGTATTTGTGAGTACCGGACTATCtttgatttcaataaaactaCAAATTAATAAATGGATATATTTTCGATCTCTACCTTATCATCATGAATTTGTGCTGTCATTGCCCGGAAAACCTTTCATGTCGTGTTCGTGTTCTCTAATGCTTAGTCGCGCAATCTTTTTATAACCAGTTTATACACGTAGCCTGcttgtatatacatatttacatcATTTGAGTGCAATAGAAATCGCAACTACATCACAATTAAGTATTTTCACCGATTTTTATTAAACTTTTTCAGCACCTTGATAACAACTTATTCACTCGTACGTTTATTAAAACATATCTTATCAgatgcaaaaaaatttgggCTAGTATCCCTTTTGATCTCATACAAAGCAAATGCTTATTTCCTGCCCAGTTATTTGCTATAATGTAAAATTGTGTTGAGATCGGGGAATGGTAATCATTATTCTTCCCTGTTGAGATttaattcaatgttttgatGGGAATACAGTTTTTCGTCATTCTATGTTTTCAGTGTTCACGTCGATACGAAGTCACAGCCCCGGTGAAGCATCCACATCCGACAAATCGGCATTTCTATAAGAAGGCCCTACTTCCACTTGAAATTTCGCCAAAAGCTGCTTCGTCATACCGTAAGACAAACGACTGATCTTAGTATCTGTCTTAGCGATCTTAATACGGAAGTGCTGATGACGTGATTTTCACATGGGCATATCAAAGGGCGTAAGGCGAGCAGCATGCGTCGAATCAAActtgataatgaaatatatcacgtgtgaaatgaaatatattaattacGAAGTCGTTTTCATCGGCAGTATCGAAAGGCGAAAGTTGTCCCCGATGTCAACCTAGTCTTCATCTACAATATCAAAAGGCGTGCATGAGTCAAACTTAGAATATGCGATATGATACGAATCACGCCGACCTGCGTAAGATGTTGACGAGACACTCGGATACATCCTTAGTATCATTTCACAAAGTACGTAAGTTACGAAGTAAACGGTATGATATTCGCTTTGTAACGTCAACATAACACATTGTCAAAGAAGACTCCTCTCGACTCGGTCAACAGGGTCAAATCGTTCCTCAAGTCAGTGAATCTTATATGAAAAACAATTGATGCACATATTTGGAAAGCATTCTTTTTCCCTCAAAAGTCCAAACGCTACCGAGCGCACGTTTAGTCATATTACCTCGATACAGGATactaaattgtatttttttgtaaatatgaaaaGGCTACGCGAAGTACAGTTTATCATTGTTTCTAATCTATTCTAGTCGATTCCACAAGAGTTTTGTGAAGATTGTGAGTCGTGGTTTTCAAGCCATACATAAAATAGTCGTAGtgttaataatgaaaaatattgtggtATTTTGTGAAGAGTCGTTATCTAtctataatacatatatattgttGATTAACGAATGCATAATATTCCCATTAGACGGAGATATAGATTGTTATGAAGAAAATTAAGTCGTCGAATTTTGGGTTACAGATATTTATATGGTATTCATATTGTATTATACATCTATTGTTTTTAATTAGTGTATAGTATCAATAAGTCGTAGaatatacatatgtattgTAACGCCAAGGTTGACATGTTAGTAATAGGCTCCATCATTTAATCGTATTTATCATGATTTATTGAAGTGTTATAGATTGATCGTGAAAGATGGACCGCGATAATCTCCCAATTAACAAAGTGATAAAATGGCTACTTATTTCACTGTTTTATTATATAATGTGCTGTACATCGTGTGTAAATTAAGTGTAAGTTAAGTGTAAATACGTAGTTAATAAAGCGAAACAAGATTTGTTCAAGCCGTGATTTTATCGTGAAGGATCGGTCGGTATTTGCAATAACATTTCTCTCCCACACACCTGCCTGATCTGACGTCTCGACAAACGCTACAGGTAGAACTACCCCAAATGATCGCCATCAAGATGACGAGGTCCGCTATTGATATATGTGACGTCTACGGAGAATTCGATTGTGTTAGCTACTGAAGAACCTCCATTAAAATGGAATCTCACGGGTCCTATGTATGTGAAACCTTAAACTGCCTGTTCCTTTTTAACTTTGTTAATGGAAAGTTCCAGGATTAACAAGTTTACCCTGGCTTTTATCGAGAGACCGGATAAACCCTTTAGTCTGGCATTGAAGAGGATTAACCATCACGAGAATATACTTTATCAAATAGTAAAACCTTTGAAGCGTTCcattttcagaaactaagACATTAGTGATCTGTTAAGAAAATTGAGTTGGATCTTCGAGTACCCTCCCCCAACGACCATAAGGTCACCAGGATTACGACAAACTAGGAGACTAGAATAGCGTCCTCAAAGAATAATGGATAAAGATGTCATCATGTACTGATATGGACTTTATTTGTTTTGAAGACGATTTCAAGATACAGTGCATACAAATACAGTTCGATTGAAATATCCTATAAAAATATGACACCTAACTACgatttataaatgatatcaaaaaagcACTACAATACTATTAAAACAGTCTCACTTTCCACAGTCAAGCTTCATTAAAAAAGTAAGAAAAGGAActctatcaatttattttttttacaatatatcctACGTTTATCAAATCAGTTATCATAAAACACAACTTCTTAACATTCTGTATCAAAAATTTGTGTACCTAATCTAAAATACAATTACAAGAAAAATCAAATGCAAAAAAGAATACATGTAATTACCGTGATTCATATTCAAGAAAACggttttttaaaacataagaaaataaaacaaatcgaaGATCGTCTACACTACCGTGCATGTGTATAACCTACGAGCTATTATGATAACAGGTATTACATACTTACATACCACATACACGTCGTACCGATATAACTTGAAAAGCACAGAACTTTCATTAGCTTTAACAGTGGTTCATTATACACAAAGAAAGTCATGTCGATTACAGGTAATAGATAAAAACATACATCGTCTCAATGACTGGTTCATGATTAAACGTATTGATTTGGAAGGAATCCTACTACTGCCAAACTTTGAAGCTCATCGTTATTGTTAGCAGCCTTTCTTTGACGGTATTTCACGAGTTCAGGATTCGCGACCAGCGTACGACACAACAACCATAACTTCTTTCCTTGAGATGCTGAATATAAAATAGCgaaatttttcataaaacaatCTCAAATTGAATCTGCCAATCTGATAAGGAAGCTTTCATTTTAGCGCTGTACTTTAATTATTATATCCACCACTAAAGTgctcattgaaaataatgGGCAGAAAGAAATAGACGTTCTAGTTAAGATGTTGTAATAATAGTTTTAAGACGTTTACCTGGATGTAAGACAGGAGGCTGCTGCAGTAGATGACAGAAAGAACGCATTATAGGATTCGTGTGTGCGTGGTCCAACAACAACATGCATACATATGAGAAGTATCCTGAAATTATTAACATTTACAATCAGCAAAGAGAAATAGCCAGCGACCTTCAATTTGGAACTAAATTCATAGGATGTAAACTTCGAAGAGGTAGAATTCCCCAATAATCACTGCAATGTCAAACAATCGATCAACCaacaagttttaaaacatCGCAAGTTTTGTGAAATTTGTCGAGGGGTGGGTGACAACTTGACGAAATTCTTCAATTTCTAAGGTGAAGCATAGAACTCGGGTGAAGTGACGATTCTATGAGATACACAACGATATTGCACAGGGTTAAAGATAaaagtatttttcaacacCTCCGAATTTTCGGTAATTCACTAAAACCATTCATTTTCaaggaatgaaaaatatgcaTGATATGAGAACATTACATACTATTGCATACATGACTGCAAAATGATTAATAAGAGTTGCAATTAACTGTGACAAAACTACACAACTCCACATATAACCTAATATATATTCACCTCGATCGAATTTCTCCATTCCTCTCATTAGAACAGATCTATGAAGACGCGAACTGAAAACTATGCCGATTACAGTTCCATACAGCAATCTCTTAACACTCGACACCAAACCGATGTTCACATTGAAGAACGTGAAGTAGAAACTAGCGTTATTGTACCACATCCTGAAAATCAAAACGAAAATTGAAATCGATTTCAAGAAACATCATCAATTCAGTAGTAAATCAGTACGAGCGAGAATTGACTACCTGTGCCGAATAGCAAGTGTCTTACGGTCGTCAAGCAGATATCTGCCCAATATGTTTTGCAGATAAAAcagtattatcaaaatcagaaATGGAGCGCTGAAAAgatttattgtaaaaagaaaaaatcttaaaatgatatttttctagccattaaatattcatattcatgaaTTCACATTGTAGACCAGTTCAATGGGGTAATAAATTGGTACTTACAAGGACTTGGTCATTActtgtttgaaatattcagCATCTCCCAGAATGATCGGACGGATGACACCGAAGTAAAGCAAAGAAGCAAGAACTGTCATCGATACTTGGAATATAAGATATCCTACGAAGAAAAATTATGCAATTCACTAAGAACATCCTTATTCCGGAAATAAGATGAAAACACAAAACTGGGAATTTTAAAACTTACCCCAAATAATACTGGCAACTTGATATCCCGGAAAACGCATGGAGGCTGCCTATAAGATAAATACCTAGTTAAATCTCAAAAGTTATTCAACCATTGCATCAGAATTTTGCTTGTGTTTTTGCTTACGACAATTGCTGCTGGATTCGGTATAAGGCGTTGTTGAGGTAGAAATGATCGATCTCCGCGACTGATCTGTCCGAAATGTCTCCTATAGATGAACATCAAATGAGCCAAACTGACCAGAGTAAGCAGAAAACCGATTCCGATACAAATGAACAGAATGCCTGAAATCATACATATTTCTTCCATTATTCATTCTAAAAACTATCGCGAGAAAATATACATCGAGAATCAGAACTACCTGCAAATTCTTTCATAATAGGAATCCACGTCGGCTGATTTTGCAGCAATATAAGACATTGTTTGCTGAATAAGTCAATAACGTAGATATCCAGAAACATAACCTACAAAACATGTGTTTTttaatcatcaatatcatGTATAATATCAATGCCAGTATTACAGTatgttttcatcattcaacttACTTTGTAAAGCATCACTAGACTGAGGAACAAAGTCACCAACATCTTCGTCGAGTAGCGGAAATTCTTGTGGAAATATGTCATCTTCAGTTGTCGAATTTTAGCATCGATTAAGAGTCGGTCGATCTTCCGACCGATATTTACATGTAAGCAAGAATTGTTAATCGATATGCAAGGTGCGGCAACTGGTTCAACTAGATGTTCACTATCGATGTCATCATCACTGAAATATAGCACAAATTTATAGAATAAAATTTCCTAAGATTAGTTAGACACGTGTGGTTGATgatataaactttacttttttaCAATTCACTTTGAAGATAGCATTTCCATAGATTATTAGGTTCTGAATGTAATGTAAGCccttatatataattataggTTTCATCATAAAAAATAAGCCATAAAATAGCAACTATTCACCGTTTGGCGCTGTTTAGAAGACTGCCCACATAACGCATTTGAAATTCACTGGTTACATGAGAAGCCTGAAATGCAAGTAATGGGTTGAAATTACGACATACACCGGGATGAAAAACTACAAAGTGTGAagacattgattttaatttgtaaCCTCGTCATCTCTGCTGTAATTCTGAGACATAATACAACGACACAAAGACATCAGAAAACCGATGACAACACCTCCATAGCAGATCATGGTTGGGATGTTACTTAATGCGTCCATCAATGACTTATTCTGAAAAGTATGTAAGATAAGTTTAATCAaccaaataaaatcaatatatatcCACCTCTTCGATTTATAGatcatataaatgattttatatcaatacatgtagtatttgattatttcttaACGTTTTTTTCGCATATAACAGTTTTTACAGTGAATAAACCTTATATTAGCAACCATAGTCCTTGATAAATGAgttccaaaatattcaaaatattggtCTTCCAAGTCGAATTACGGCCATGTTCGACGAAATTGTCGGGTACAAATTGATCCGACTTAGGCAGAGTTTACTGTACAAGATCTTACCAACATATAATTGCTGACTAATGGGTTGTTTGTAAATCGAGAATCAGTATGAATGTCATCAATTGGCAGTTCTTTATTCGTGATCAAACTCAACAGATAATTCACCTACAGATAGacaaaactcataaaaatattttaattacaattcacaatatgaataatgtataaaaagaatatttaCCAATAACACAGGACGACAGCTGAACTGCATCATACTATAGACAAGTACCCTgaaagaaaaatagatttctaTCAAACAGCTGACAATATAAGCTGATCAATTTCAGTTGTAAatgatctgaaaaacaaaccTACCAAATTCCAGAGTAGAATATTCCAATAATCGAACCCAGAAACTTGTACGGTGTGTTGATGCATAGGAAGATcggatacatgtatattgaaataatcaacaTAATGATCGGAGTTAATAAAGCTGAAATAAAGAGATATAAAATACATTCAAAGTGTAATTCAAGGTATCAGTTATTCTATTAAAAGTCAGATTGCGTGTATGTTGAGAATTCAAGAGTAAAAGCTGAAATCGAAATTAAGCTAACGCTCATTTCTGTAAAATATCAGATAAACGATGTCATTCAATGTTATAAAGAATCGAATATTTGCAAAAGTCGTACATTcctaaaataaacaaaacgGAATTCAGCAACGGTTTTGATACATACCCATACCCCAATTAGGGATATTAGCTATACGAACAGATGTTGAGAAGAACAACAGCTCCGTAATAACATCAGCTACAGCACCAAACGCAATCGCATTCCTCCAACGGTTGTGCACAtcatcaatgaaattcaacgcactgaaaatcaatttcaacattttctcgtgcaaacatttcattttatatgactctaaaaatctttttaaacaCATGTATCTAAAAATTCTATGAACAACTAACTAATTAAATTCTATTCTTAGTATCTGCTGTTCTTATCGATGAACTTACATAATGATTCTTGTCAGTCCGATATCACCATCATGTTTTCCATTTCGCCATTCAAGCCAAGAAAATACTGATATGAtcaacaactgaaaaaaaaaacaaaacatgaaagtttttttgaaaaaatcttgaTGTATAGCGTTAAGTTGTATATTTACCGATAAAGTTAATATAGGGAGTAAAAGTGGCGTCCAGTTTCTGATGACAGGGTCGCATTGAAGACTCGTATTGAATTCCATCTCATCAGTATCTTAAGTATCACGACcctaaataaaaacaaactgtGTATTATAGATTGATTTTGTAGATATGAAATTAAGAATAGGTTGAGCCACGGGGGGCACTTCTTGTTAACTTTTTTAgtaatatatatcataaaacAGCGTAATATGTATCATAATACATGTGGATTAAAACTTGAGGTCTCTAGCGAGACTGTGAAACGCTATGTCTtttggttttaattttttgacCCCATCTGCCCATCTTATGCCACAAAtgttttgaataataaaattTGCTTTTAAACTTATAAATTTTGTATATATAGTGAGGAGTTTAAACAAAATGTATTCAAGTAAAAGTTTTGCTTACCTAAAATCAACGATGATTGTAACACAGAGTACTATAATAAATACACAGAGACACCAGAGCAGGTTTTGTACCACACAAAATCTCAGAGCCAAGTGAAGATCAGATAGACCCTGATTCAACAGGATGACTCCAAGCACCTGCTGAAAATCCTGTGATTTCATTGGACACAATACGTCTCCTTAGGTGAAAATGCAGGTTTTAGGGGCGAAAAACAGGAAACAATGGATACCCAGACAAACTGTCTCAAGAATCTTGACAATAATTCAATACAACCGATCCAACACATCAGCACTTCCACTAATCATCTGATTACACATTTAATTGGCTGATTAGTTGCTTTAGTAAAGTTACTATGAACGTTCATTAAACAAATCTTAAGTGAACATATGGAAGTTTATtatgaattgatatatttactAAGTTCTTAAATATCAAacaaatatctaaataatgtaccaataaaaataataaattactaTTTATGTTTATTTAACTACGTACATTACAAAATAAGATATTacaaaataatataaatatgatcATCATTTTTCACTACACAATTATCAGTCCACAAATAACTGATGATATTTGTGATATTTGTCTGTCCGATGTTAAACTGTTATGAGGCTGGATATTTTTTCCCAACTTAGAAATTAGGACATTTTTGCGCGTAGTTTCACTAAAAAAAATGTCATACCAAGCATCTACTAACATCATACATGCCCATACAACAACTATGGTCTGGGCATGTGAAAGGCTAACATCCTTCCATTCTATTTACTATTTGTTAGAAAAACACTACTGTTGATCTGAAGTGTTCTTTTGCTACAACTAAGATTAAGAATtctccaaaattcaaaattctttaAACCTAATGTCCTATACAAATTCAATTGTTCATGTGACATAACCACTTCCTTTATTGGAAACTGATTGACATCTAGCTGCTAAGGTTTCAGGGCATCGAACATATTAACTGCTGTCAGACAATACTAATCT is a genomic window of Tubulanus polymorphus chromosome 5, tnTubPoly1.2, whole genome shotgun sequence containing:
- the LOC141906325 gene encoding stimulated by retinoic acid gene 6 protein-like, with the translated sequence MEFNTSLQCDPVIRNWTPLLLPILTLSLLIISVFSWLEWRNGKHDGDIGLTRIIIALNFIDDVHNRWRNAIAFGAVADVITELLFFSTSVRIANIPNWGMGIFINSDHYVDYFNIHVSDLPMHQHTVQVSGFDYWNILLWNLVNYLLSLITNKELPIDDIHTDSRFTNNPLVSNYMLASHVTSEFQMRYVGSLLNSAKRDDDIDSEHLVEPVAAPCISINNSCLHVNIGRKIDRLLIDAKIRQLKMTYFHKNFRYSTKMLVTLFLSLVMLYKVMFLDIYVIDLFSKQCLILLQNQPTWIPIMKEFAGILFICIGIGFLLTLVSLAHLMFIYRRHFGQISRGDRSFLPQQRLIPNPAAIVAASMRFPGYQVASIIWGYLIFQVSMTVLASLLYFGVIRPIILGDAEYFKQVMTKSLMWYNNASFYFTFFNVNIGLVSSVKRLLYGTVIGIVFSSRLHRSVLMRGMEKFDRGYFSYVCMLLLDHAHTNPIMRSFCHLLQQPPVLHPASQGKKLWLLCRTLVANPELVKYRQRKAANNNDELQSLAVVGFLPNQYV